GTTTGGCTTGTATTACACTATATACCTCATCTTTCAATCTTCTGTATTTATCAATATGGTAGAGGTAAGTTCTTCTATAACTTTCGTGTTCTGTTATGTACACCATATCGCATTGCATATCATCACACTCAATTAAATTAGAGCGTAATAGCACATACTTATTAAGTGCATTTAGCAAGATTTGATTTTCTGCTTGCTTTTTAGAAAGCTTATTTAAAACCCCATCCTCTTCTACGGTTTGGCTTATTGCACTATATATGCCCGTTAAATTCTCCAATTCTTTTTGAATGTATTTAATATGGCTTATCCAATTATCGAGTTCTGTGGTGTTGATTTTATGTGTAATATCAACATCAGAATCATGGTCGTAAATTTCTAAATATTCTGTTTTCATTTTTAAAGATTTTTTAAATTACTAGATTCAAACCTTTAACGGTTTCTTCCTGATTTACATGGGCTATTTTTAAATGATGCCTTCCTCCCGGAAAATCCCAAATAATAGTATCGCCTTCTGCATAACCAATTAACGCTGCACCCATAGGCGCTAAAATTGAAACTTTATTCTTGTTTACATCCCTTTCGGTTGGAATCACCAATTGCAATGTTTTTTCTATGCCATTCTCAAAAATTAAAGTCGCCTTACTATTAAATCGAATAATGTCGCTTGGCATTTTTTCATTATCCACTATTTGAGCTTCCTTTAACTCTTCACTTAGTTTTTGTAAAGATTTTTGAATTTCAAAATCTCCTGCATAACCAGACACGTTAAGTATACGTTTCAAATACACATATTCTTTTTTCTCTAATATTAGGCTTCCGTATTTCATTTTTATTCTGTTTTATCTATTCTATTTATGGAAATATCCCTCTTAACACATAAGCTTTCTCTATGCGTTCTATGGCAATACAGTAGGCGGCTGTGCGCATATCCATAGATTCTTTTATAGAATATTCATAAACTTTATTAAACGATTCTTTTAATTTTTTATCGAGTTTTACAACCACCTCATCTAACTGCCAAAGCTCGCCGTTTCGGTTTTGTAACCATTCAAAATAACTTCCTATAACACCACCAGAATTACATAAAATATCGGGTATTATGGTTACGCCATTTTCCACTAAAATTTGCTCGCCTTCTACATTTATCGGTCCGTTTGCACCTTCGGCAATAAGGGTCGCTTTAATATCGTGCGCATTATCTTTTGTAATTTGATTTCCCAATGCCGCAGGAATTAAAATATCGCAATCTATTCCAAAAAAGGTATCATTCGAAGTATCATTTGCTATTGGAAAACCAACAATACTCCCTGCGTTAGATTTTGTATAATTAAACAGACTTTCAACGTCAATCCCTTTTTGATTTTCAATGCTACCAAACGCATCTTGCACAGCAACAAGTACAGCGCCTTCTTTTTCTAAAAAATAAGATGCCCAGTACCCAACATTACCAAAACCTTGTACTAT
The window above is part of the Algibacter sp. L3A6 genome. Proteins encoded here:
- a CDS encoding GreA/GreB family elongation factor — translated: MKYGSLILEKKEYVYLKRILNVSGYAGDFEIQKSLQKLSEELKEAQIVDNEKMPSDIIRFNSKATLIFENGIEKTLQLVIPTERDVNKNKVSILAPMGAALIGYAEGDTIIWDFPGGRHHLKIAHVNQEETVKGLNLVI